In Scophthalmus maximus strain ysfricsl-2021 chromosome 5, ASM2237912v1, whole genome shotgun sequence, a single window of DNA contains:
- the si:ch211-119o8.4 gene encoding somatostatin receptor type 5, translated as MPAIVNLLFNVVSTNTTISFAVVLPMVSLVSLLVGVGGHLLLWLVLVRNPRSRAKPSSVLLLNLSLADLGALLTLPCVLLSASFQNWQLGGGACVFLGFMTSVTVGVEIFSLALLSVLRYRIVAPRTRPPASLTQVLCTVVAIWLVSITMALPKVTYIDFNGGCTWSVGRDEWLFFLVPAFLVYYVAPLLCIAVNCGLIISHLHGCRGTLAADRRNKKATALLIGSTLVFAVSWLPYYALEFVNVMSPHVSSAASPTNVFVPKPSSTLSPSRGPGEESGTRVSLLWEVSSLTAILLVCMAPCWNPPLYFLLSRPAMRQLRALLPSFFNRLREKPVQAWRIAPAPPSCLPHPQPPARCLTHQTLTHRLTQ; from the exons ATGCCAGCCATAGTCAACCTCCTCTTCAACGTCGtctccaccaacaccaccatctCCTTCGCCGTGGTGCTTCCCATGGtcagcctcgtctccctcctggtgggggtcgggggtcacctgctgctgtggctggtgcTGGTGAGGAACCCCCGCAGTCGCGCCAAGCCCAGCTCCGTCCTGCTCCTCAACCTCAGCCTGGCGGACCTGGGCGCCCTGCTGACCCTGCCCTGTGTGCTGCTGAGCGCTAGTTTCCAGAACTGGCAGCTTGGAGGCGGGGCCTGCGTCTTCCTGGGGTTCATGACCTCGGTGACTGTGGGAGTGGAAATCTTCAGCCTGGCTCTGTTGTCGGTGCTGCGGTATCGTATAGTTGCACCGCGGACGAGGCCGCCTGCCAGCCTGACACAAGT GTTATGCACTGTGGTAGCCATTTGGCTGGTCTCAATAACCATGGCTTTGCCCAAGGTCACCTACATCGACTTTAACGGCGGTTGCACGTGGTCGGTGGGTCGAGACGAGTGGCTGTTCTTCCTTGTCCCCGCCTTCCTGGTTTATTACGTTGCCCCCCTCCTCTGTATCGCCGTCAACTGTGGCCTCATCATCTCCCACCTCCATGGCTGCCGGGGGACCCTGGCCGCAGACCGACGCAACAAGAAAGCCACGGCCCTGCTGATCGGCTCCACGCTTGTCTTCGCAGTCAGCTGGCTGCCTTATTATGCGCTTGAATTCGTGAATGTCATGTCTCCCCACGTGAGCTCGGCGGCCTCTCCCACTAACGTGTTTGTGCCGAAGCCTTCTTCAACTCTGTCTCCATCGCGAGGGCCAGGTGAGGAATCGGGGACGAGGGTCTCCCTGCTGTGGGAGGTGTCGTCCCTGACGGCCATACTGCTGGTGTGTATGGCACCATGCTGGAACCCTCCACTGTACTTCTTGTTGTCACGTCCAGCTATGCGTCAGCTCCGAGCTCTACTGCCTTCATTCTTCAATCGCCTGAGAGAAAAACCCGTGCAGGCCTGGCGCATTGCTCCCGCTCCTCCATCGTGCCTGCCACACCCTCAGCCTCCTGCACGCTGTCTTACTCACCAGACGCTGACACACAGACTGACTCAGTAa